In Prunus dulcis chromosome 1, ALMONDv2, whole genome shotgun sequence, the following are encoded in one genomic region:
- the LOC117616335 gene encoding zinc finger CCCH domain-containing protein 16 isoform X4 yields MCLFCAFCMILRLLYLIVYLASFSCQFGDGCKFLHVIQQQQKSNIFGFGPQSGSNQQRKSNPYGFGVQNNSQSKGPADFGSKQSQFKPFENKWSRFSSQTASAAPSSQKSDKQPQATNHRCTDPDSCRSIIIEDNEHESPLWKLTCYGHWKNFPCDIVGDISYEELRAAAYDDAKHGLNMQSIIERERNLLNTKLIEFDKLGKPQGALLKPNHSSQNPLPSASQNAFLQAANNSAAPSLSSFTQLGTSLNTGFGPRPSAPSNNGFAQLNPFANSTQTSSGFGTNNFLSGSAGFSNTGVMRHETNPFSTLAVSSQIPSATTGLPPILSDGPTSASNAVRQSTTKVQFLTNMQREKISGETSIWLKKTWSPGEIPEDEPPDALVEL; encoded by the exons ATGTGCTTATTTTGTGCTTTTTGCATGATACTACGTTTGTTATATTTAATAGTTTACCTTGCCTCTTTCAGCTGTCAGTTCGGAGATGGGTGTAAATTTCTCCATGTGATTCAGCAACAGCAAAAGTCCAATATCTTTGGATTTGGGCCACAATCTGGCTCAAACCAACAGAGAAAGTCCAATCCTTATGGTTTTGGGGTTCAAAACAACTCTCAGTCAAAAGGGCCAGCTGATTTTGGTTCCAAACAGAGCCAGTTTAAG CCTTTTGAAAACAAATGGTCCCGTTTCTCCTCCCAAACTGCTAGTGCTGCCCCTTCATCACAGAAATCTGATAAGCAGCCTCAGGCAACAAATCATAG GTGCACAGATCCCGATTCTTGCAGAAGTATAATTATTGAAGATAATGAGCATGAGAGTCCACTTTGGAAGCTTACGTGCTATGGTCACTGGAAAAA TTTCCCTTGTGACATCGTTGGTGATATTAGTTACGAAGAGCTGAGGGCAGCAGCATATGATGATGCCAAGCATGGGTTGAACATGCAGTCGATA attgaaagagagagaaatttacTCAATACCAAGTTGATTGAGTTTGACAAACTTGGCAAGCCCCAGGGAGCTCTACTGAAACCTAATCATTCCAGCCAAAATCCTTTACCTTCAGCTAGTCAAAATGCATTCTTGCAGGCTGCTAACAATAGTGCTGCTCCGTCACTCTCAAGTTTTACCCAATTGGGCACATCCCTCAACACGGGGTTTGGACCAAG GCCGTCTGCACCATCAAATAATGGTTTTGCACAGCTGAATCCTTTTGCTAATTCCACCCAGACTTCGAGTGGATTTGGGACGAACAATTTTCTTTCTGGAAGTGCTG GATTCAGCAATACTGGTGTCATGAGACATGAAACCAACCCATTTTCTACTTTAGCAGTGTCATCACAAATTCCTAGTGCAACAACTGGTCTGCCACCCATTCTTTCAGATGGGCCTACCTCTGCTTCCAATGCAGTTAGACAATCAACTACAAAAGTTCAGTTCCT AACTAACATGCAAAGGGAGAAGATTTCTGGGGAGACGAGTATTTGGTTGAAAAAGACATGGAGTCCTGGAGAG ATTCCCGAAGATGAACCGCCAGATGCACTGGTTGAGTTGTAA
- the LOC117616335 gene encoding zinc finger CCCH domain-containing protein 16 isoform X3 — protein sequence MCLFCAFCMILRLLYLIVYLASFSCQFGDGCKFLHVIQQQQKSNIFGFGPQSGSNQQRKSNPYGFGVQNNSQSKGPADFGSKQSQFKPFENKWSRFSSQTASAAPSSQKSDKQPQATNHRCTDPDSCRSIIIEDNEHESPLWKLTCYGHWKNFPCDIVGDISYEELRAAAYDDAKHGLNMQSIIERERNLLNTKLIEFDKLGKPQGALLKPNHSSQNPLPSASQNAFLQAANNSAAPSLSSFTQLGTSLNTGFGPRPSAPSNNGFAQLNPFANSTQTSSGFGTNNFLSGSAGSHGSQFPATAHVNVFPSSTGFSNTGVMRHETNPFSTLAVSSQIPSATTGLPPILSDGPTSASNAVRQSTTKVQFLHFVNPTELTCKGRRFLGRRVFG from the exons ATGTGCTTATTTTGTGCTTTTTGCATGATACTACGTTTGTTATATTTAATAGTTTACCTTGCCTCTTTCAGCTGTCAGTTCGGAGATGGGTGTAAATTTCTCCATGTGATTCAGCAACAGCAAAAGTCCAATATCTTTGGATTTGGGCCACAATCTGGCTCAAACCAACAGAGAAAGTCCAATCCTTATGGTTTTGGGGTTCAAAACAACTCTCAGTCAAAAGGGCCAGCTGATTTTGGTTCCAAACAGAGCCAGTTTAAG CCTTTTGAAAACAAATGGTCCCGTTTCTCCTCCCAAACTGCTAGTGCTGCCCCTTCATCACAGAAATCTGATAAGCAGCCTCAGGCAACAAATCATAG GTGCACAGATCCCGATTCTTGCAGAAGTATAATTATTGAAGATAATGAGCATGAGAGTCCACTTTGGAAGCTTACGTGCTATGGTCACTGGAAAAA TTTCCCTTGTGACATCGTTGGTGATATTAGTTACGAAGAGCTGAGGGCAGCAGCATATGATGATGCCAAGCATGGGTTGAACATGCAGTCGATA attgaaagagagagaaatttacTCAATACCAAGTTGATTGAGTTTGACAAACTTGGCAAGCCCCAGGGAGCTCTACTGAAACCTAATCATTCCAGCCAAAATCCTTTACCTTCAGCTAGTCAAAATGCATTCTTGCAGGCTGCTAACAATAGTGCTGCTCCGTCACTCTCAAGTTTTACCCAATTGGGCACATCCCTCAACACGGGGTTTGGACCAAG GCCGTCTGCACCATCAAATAATGGTTTTGCACAGCTGAATCCTTTTGCTAATTCCACCCAGACTTCGAGTGGATTTGGGACGAACAATTTTCTTTCTGGAAGTGCTG GTTCACATGGCAGCCAATTTCCTGCCACTGCACATGTAAATGTTTTTCCCTCGAGTACAGGATTCAGCAATACTGGTGTCATGAGACATGAAACCAACCCATTTTCTACTTTAGCAGTGTCATCACAAATTCCTAGTGCAACAACTGGTCTGCCACCCATTCTTTCAGATGGGCCTACCTCTGCTTCCAATGCAGTTAGACAATCAACTACAAAAGTTCAGTTCCT CCATTTTGTCAATCCTACAGAACTAACATGCAAAGGGAGAAGATTTCTGGGGAGACGAGTATTTGGTTGA
- the LOC117616335 gene encoding zinc finger CCCH domain-containing protein 16 isoform X5, producing MPVKREPCKYFQRGSCQFGDGCKFLHVIQQQQKSNIFGFGPQSGSNQQRKSNPYGFGVQNNSQSKGPADFGSKQSQFKPFENKWSRFSSQTASAAPSSQKSDKQPQATNHRCTDPDSCRSIIIEDNEHESPLWKLTCYGHWKNFPCDIVGDISYEELRAAAYDDAKHGLNMQSIIERERNLLNTKLIEFDKLGKPQGALLKPNHSSQNPLPSASQNAFLQAANNSAAPSLSSFTQLGTSLNTGFGPRPSAPSNNGFAQLNPFANSTQTSSGFGTNNFLSGSAGFSNTGVMRHETNPFSTLAVSSQIPSATTGLPPILSDGPTSASNAVRQSTTKVQFLTNMQREKISGETSIWLKKTWSPGEIPEDEPPDALVEL from the exons ATGCCTGTAAAGAGAGAACCCTGCAAATACTTTCAGCGTGGCAG CTGTCAGTTCGGAGATGGGTGTAAATTTCTCCATGTGATTCAGCAACAGCAAAAGTCCAATATCTTTGGATTTGGGCCACAATCTGGCTCAAACCAACAGAGAAAGTCCAATCCTTATGGTTTTGGGGTTCAAAACAACTCTCAGTCAAAAGGGCCAGCTGATTTTGGTTCCAAACAGAGCCAGTTTAAG CCTTTTGAAAACAAATGGTCCCGTTTCTCCTCCCAAACTGCTAGTGCTGCCCCTTCATCACAGAAATCTGATAAGCAGCCTCAGGCAACAAATCATAG GTGCACAGATCCCGATTCTTGCAGAAGTATAATTATTGAAGATAATGAGCATGAGAGTCCACTTTGGAAGCTTACGTGCTATGGTCACTGGAAAAA TTTCCCTTGTGACATCGTTGGTGATATTAGTTACGAAGAGCTGAGGGCAGCAGCATATGATGATGCCAAGCATGGGTTGAACATGCAGTCGATA attgaaagagagagaaatttacTCAATACCAAGTTGATTGAGTTTGACAAACTTGGCAAGCCCCAGGGAGCTCTACTGAAACCTAATCATTCCAGCCAAAATCCTTTACCTTCAGCTAGTCAAAATGCATTCTTGCAGGCTGCTAACAATAGTGCTGCTCCGTCACTCTCAAGTTTTACCCAATTGGGCACATCCCTCAACACGGGGTTTGGACCAAG GCCGTCTGCACCATCAAATAATGGTTTTGCACAGCTGAATCCTTTTGCTAATTCCACCCAGACTTCGAGTGGATTTGGGACGAACAATTTTCTTTCTGGAAGTGCTG GATTCAGCAATACTGGTGTCATGAGACATGAAACCAACCCATTTTCTACTTTAGCAGTGTCATCACAAATTCCTAGTGCAACAACTGGTCTGCCACCCATTCTTTCAGATGGGCCTACCTCTGCTTCCAATGCAGTTAGACAATCAACTACAAAAGTTCAGTTCCT AACTAACATGCAAAGGGAGAAGATTTCTGGGGAGACGAGTATTTGGTTGAAAAAGACATGGAGTCCTGGAGAG ATTCCCGAAGATGAACCGCCAGATGCACTGGTTGAGTTGTAA
- the LOC117616335 gene encoding zinc finger CCCH domain-containing protein 16 isoform X2 yields MPVKREPCKYFQRGSCQFGDGCKFLHVIQQQQKSNIFGFGPQSGSNQQRKSNPYGFGVQNNSQSKGPADFGSKQSQFKPFENKWSRFSSQTASAAPSSQKSDKQPQATNHRCTDPDSCRSIIIEDNEHESPLWKLTCYGHWKNFPCDIVGDISYEELRAAAYDDAKHGLNMQSIIERERNLLNTKLIEFDKLGKPQGALLKPNHSSQNPLPSASQNAFLQAANNSAAPSLSSFTQLGTSLNTGFGPRPSAPSNNGFAQLNPFANSTQTSSGFGTNNFLSGSAGSHGSQFPATAHVNVFPSSTGFSNTGVMRHETNPFSTLAVSSQIPSATTGLPPILSDGPTSASNAVRQSTTKVQFLTNMQREKISGETSIWLKKTWSPGEIPEDEPPDALVEL; encoded by the exons ATGCCTGTAAAGAGAGAACCCTGCAAATACTTTCAGCGTGGCAG CTGTCAGTTCGGAGATGGGTGTAAATTTCTCCATGTGATTCAGCAACAGCAAAAGTCCAATATCTTTGGATTTGGGCCACAATCTGGCTCAAACCAACAGAGAAAGTCCAATCCTTATGGTTTTGGGGTTCAAAACAACTCTCAGTCAAAAGGGCCAGCTGATTTTGGTTCCAAACAGAGCCAGTTTAAG CCTTTTGAAAACAAATGGTCCCGTTTCTCCTCCCAAACTGCTAGTGCTGCCCCTTCATCACAGAAATCTGATAAGCAGCCTCAGGCAACAAATCATAG GTGCACAGATCCCGATTCTTGCAGAAGTATAATTATTGAAGATAATGAGCATGAGAGTCCACTTTGGAAGCTTACGTGCTATGGTCACTGGAAAAA TTTCCCTTGTGACATCGTTGGTGATATTAGTTACGAAGAGCTGAGGGCAGCAGCATATGATGATGCCAAGCATGGGTTGAACATGCAGTCGATA attgaaagagagagaaatttacTCAATACCAAGTTGATTGAGTTTGACAAACTTGGCAAGCCCCAGGGAGCTCTACTGAAACCTAATCATTCCAGCCAAAATCCTTTACCTTCAGCTAGTCAAAATGCATTCTTGCAGGCTGCTAACAATAGTGCTGCTCCGTCACTCTCAAGTTTTACCCAATTGGGCACATCCCTCAACACGGGGTTTGGACCAAG GCCGTCTGCACCATCAAATAATGGTTTTGCACAGCTGAATCCTTTTGCTAATTCCACCCAGACTTCGAGTGGATTTGGGACGAACAATTTTCTTTCTGGAAGTGCTG GTTCACATGGCAGCCAATTTCCTGCCACTGCACATGTAAATGTTTTTCCCTCGAGTACAGGATTCAGCAATACTGGTGTCATGAGACATGAAACCAACCCATTTTCTACTTTAGCAGTGTCATCACAAATTCCTAGTGCAACAACTGGTCTGCCACCCATTCTTTCAGATGGGCCTACCTCTGCTTCCAATGCAGTTAGACAATCAACTACAAAAGTTCAGTTCCT AACTAACATGCAAAGGGAGAAGATTTCTGGGGAGACGAGTATTTGGTTGAAAAAGACATGGAGTCCTGGAGAG ATTCCCGAAGATGAACCGCCAGATGCACTGGTTGAGTTGTAA
- the LOC117615119 gene encoding leucine-rich repeat extensin-like protein 2 produces MSRRPPPPHSSSSLLLVLLVWAAAATSSTSSGEGSLGVVKVDPTLKFENPRLRQAYIALQAWKAAIFSDPFNFTSSWNSSDVCSYMGVFCAPKSTGAHGRVVAGIDLNHADIAGYLPPELGLLSDLALFHLNSNRFCGVVPSSLRLMKLLHELDLSNNRFVGDFPKVVFSLPSLKYLDLRFNEFEGSVPSQLFDKDLDALFLNDNRFQFGIPPNLGNSPVSVLVLANNNLGGCIPGSIGNMAKTLNEIILLNDNLTGCLPPQIGLLTNLTVFDVSFNRLQGPLPSTIGKNMKSLEQLDVAGNRLTGVIPASICQLPRLHNFTYSFNYFTGEAPACAANKNNINGRKNCIRGKLDQRSARECASPAARPVDCRKLQCSSTTIPGGGGGSGGGSKRRPPRVSTPSAPVGNKPPAQRRPPRVSTPPPPTSESSPSTRSHPPPPSNPSSSSSSPPLVPNRAPPPSNSNSHSPTKPPPPTQRVSPRTHLPPSPPPSSSHHHWTLTPPPPPTQNVSPTTHLRPPPPPLPTHYNSSSSPPPPVLYHASPPDHSKHDLVPPSPPNHYSYASPPPPPQLSAPPPPQHSAHVPPAPSYHTYTSPPPPPPPSSPSSPPPPPPPRSPPPPPPPPRSPPAPPPTHEQYTKAPPPSPAHKHYPSKAPPSPTSTGGSPPHDTPSAPSPSEPSHPLPPLPPTGCVIPASPSPPPPPSHHTVPSPTFQFVPPPSSRHHHSPPEQQHWHQPPPSSHQQFPPPSPFDSTPLPPVIGVSYASPPPPVVPYY; encoded by the coding sequence ATGTCTCGTCGTCCTCCTCCTCCGCATTCCTCCTCCTCTTTGCTGCTTGTTTTGTTGGTGTGGGCAGCCGCCGCCACTTCTAGTACTAGTAGTGGTGAAGGATCTTTGGGTGTGGTGAAAGTAGATCCAACCCTCAAGTTTGAGAACCCAAGGCTTCGCCAAGCCTACATTGCCCTCCAAGCTTGGAAGGCCGCCATCTTCTCGGACCCATTCAACTTCACCTCCAGCTGGAATAGCTCGGACGTGTGCTCCTACATGGGCGTATTCTGTGCTCCTAAGTCCACCGGTGCACATGGCCGTGTGGTCGCCGGCATCGACCTCAACCATGCTGACATTGCTGGCTATCTGCCTCCAGAGCTAGGCCTCCTCTCAGACCTGGCGCTCTTCCACCTCAACTCCAACCGCTTCTGCGGCGTCGTCCCTAGCAGTTTGCGGCTCATGAAGCTGCTCCATGAGCTCGACCTCAGCAACAACCGCTTTGTGGGAGACTTCCCCAAAGTAGTGTTCTCCTTGCCTTCCCTCAAGTACTTGGATCTCCGCTTCAACGAGTTCGAAGGCTCCGTTCCCTCCCAGCTCTTCGACAAGGATCTGGATGCCCTTTTCCTCAACGACAACAGGTTCCAATTTGGCATCCCTCCCAATCTCGGCAACTCTCCCGTTTCGGTTCTGGTGTTGGCCAACAACAATCTCGGGGGTTGCATTCCTGGTAGCATTGGTAACATGGCCAAGACGCTCAACGAGATCATCCTCTTGAATGACAATCTCACCGGCTGCTTGCCTCCCCAGATCGGCCTCCTCACCAATCTCACGGTGTTTGATGTCAGCTTCAACCGACTTCAAGGACCTCTTCCCTCCACCATCGGCAAAAACATGAAGAGCTTGGAGCAGCTGGACGTGGCCGGCAACAGACTCACGGGTGTCATCCCAGCCAGTATTTGCCAGCTACCTCGTCTGCACAACTTCACCTATTCCTTCAACTATTTCACCGGAGAGGCTCCTGCTTGTGCTgctaacaaaaataatatcaatGGTCGCAAGAACTGCATTCGTGGTAAGTTGGATCAGAGATCTGCAAGGGAATGTGCTTCGCCAGCTGCACGTCCCGTGGACTGCCGCAAGCTCCAATGCAGCAGCACTACTATTCCTGGAGGCGGAGGAGGCAGCGGCGGGGGTTCTAAGAGAAGGCCTCCTCGGGTTTCAACACCCTCAGCGCCGGTTGGGAATAAGCCGCCTGCTCAACGAAGGCCACCTCGGGTTTCAACACCCCCACCCCCGACTTCAGAGTCATCACCTTCCACTAGATCACATCCTCCTCCACCATCaaacccttcttcttcttcttcttctccgcCTCTAGTACCTAATAGAGCACCTCCTCcttccaattccaattccCATTCCCCTACAAAGCCTCCGCCACCTACTCAAAGAGTTTCACCCAGGACGCATCTTCCACCTTCACCCCCTCCATCTAGTAGTCATCATCATTGGACTTTGACACCACCACCCCCACCTACCCAAAATGTGTCACCAACTACTCATCTAAGACCACCTCCGCCGCCGCTGCCCACGCACTACAACTCCTCTTcttccccaccaccaccagtaCTTTACCATGCTTCACCACCTGATCACTCTAAACATGATCTAGTGCCGCCATCACCTCCAAATCATTACTCGTATgcttcaccaccaccaccgccgcAACTCTCGGCGCCGCCACCTCCACAGCATTCAGCCCATGTCCCACCTGCTCCGAGCTATCATACTTACACAAgtccaccacctccacctccaccttcaTCACCATCTTCACCGCCACCTCCGCCACCACCACGATCGCCACCTCCACCTCCGCCACCACCACGATCGCCACCTGCACCTCCACCAACACATGAGCAGTATACAAAAGCACCACCTCCTTCCCCCGCACATAAGCATTATCCTTCAAAAGCTCCACCATCACCCACAAGTACAGGTGGAAGTCCCCCACATGATACGCCGTCAGCCCCCTCACCAAGTGAGCCATCTCATCCCTTACCTCCACTGCCGCCCACCGGTTGTGTGATTCCTgcatcaccatcaccaccacccccACCAAGCCATCATACCGTGCCATCACCCACATTTCAATTTGTACCCCCACCTTCATCAAGGCATCACCACTCACCTCCCGAACAACAGCATTGGCATCAACCACCACCATCATCGCATCAACAGTTTCCTCCCCCGTCCCCATTCGATAGCACACCGCTTCCACCAGTTATAGGAGTGTCATATGCGTCTCCTCCTCCCCCTGTAGTTCCCTACTACTAA
- the LOC117629010 gene encoding probable protein phosphatase 2C 44 — protein MSKKSEETEASASRITRGTSFLDKIKNATCLNSSSSDSGKGRSKSSSIRVAHGFHLVQGKSGHDMEDYHVAEYRKRKNHVLGLFAIFDGHLGDRVPTYLKENLFNNIIEEPSFWKDPETAIRNAYCSTDKFILDHSMQLGPGGSTAVTAIVIDGKDLWVANVGDSRAVVCERGSATQLTVDHEPHSERRRIEKQGGFVTTLPGDVPRVNGQLAVARAFGDQSLKAHLSSEPDVRHVPVGSTIEFVILASDGLWKVMKNQEAVDLVKPIKDPQVAAKRLTTEALARKSKDDISCIVIRFG, from the exons ATGAGTAAGAagtcagaagaaacagaagctTCAGCTTCCCGCATCACTAGAGGAACCAGCTTCCTTGACAAGATaaag AATGCTACATGCCTTAATTCATCGTCTTCAGACTCAGGAAAAGGGAGAAGCAAGTCCTCTTCTATCAGAGTGGCCCATGGGTTCCATTTAGTCCAAGGAAAATCTGGTCATGATATGGAGGACTACCATGTTGCTGAgtacagaaaaagaaaaaaccacgTCCTTGGATTGTTTGCTATCTTCGATGGTCATTTAGGCGATCGCGTCCCTACttatttgaaagaaaaccttTTCAACAACATAATTGAAGAG CCCAGTTTCTGGAAAGACCCCGAGACAGCAATAAGGAATGCTTACTGCTCCACAGATAAGTTTATTTTAGATCATTCCATGCAATTAGGGCCAGGTGGGTCGACTGCAGTAACTGCAATAGTCATTGACGGCAAAGACTTATGGGTGGCAAATGTTGGTGACTCAAGAGCTGTTGTGTGTGAGAGGGGTTCTGCAACCCAACTTACTGTGGACCATGAGCCACACAGTGAGCGAAGAAGGATTGAGAAGCAGGGTGGTTTTGTGACTACTCTTCCGG GAGATGTACCTAGAGTTAATGGTCAACTTGCAGTTGCACGTGCTTTTGGGGATCAAAGCCTTAAAGCACATTTGAGTTCAGAGCCTGATGTAAGACATGTGCCCGTAGGCTCCACTATTGAATTTGTTATATTAGCAAGTGACGGATTATGGAAG GTTATGAAGAATCAAGAGGCAGTAGATTTGGTGAAACCCATAAAAGATCCACAAGTAGCAGCAAAGCGTCTAACAACTGAAGCACTAGCAAGAAAGAGTAAAGATGATATATCATGCATTGTGATCCGTTTTGGATGA
- the LOC117616335 gene encoding zinc finger CCCH domain-containing protein 16 isoform X1 gives MCLFCAFCMILRLLYLIVYLASFSCQFGDGCKFLHVIQQQQKSNIFGFGPQSGSNQQRKSNPYGFGVQNNSQSKGPADFGSKQSQFKPFENKWSRFSSQTASAAPSSQKSDKQPQATNHRCTDPDSCRSIIIEDNEHESPLWKLTCYGHWKNFPCDIVGDISYEELRAAAYDDAKHGLNMQSIIERERNLLNTKLIEFDKLGKPQGALLKPNHSSQNPLPSASQNAFLQAANNSAAPSLSSFTQLGTSLNTGFGPRPSAPSNNGFAQLNPFANSTQTSSGFGTNNFLSGSAGSHGSQFPATAHVNVFPSSTGFSNTGVMRHETNPFSTLAVSSQIPSATTGLPPILSDGPTSASNAVRQSTTKVQFLTNMQREKISGETSIWLKKTWSPGEIPEDEPPDALVEL, from the exons ATGTGCTTATTTTGTGCTTTTTGCATGATACTACGTTTGTTATATTTAATAGTTTACCTTGCCTCTTTCAGCTGTCAGTTCGGAGATGGGTGTAAATTTCTCCATGTGATTCAGCAACAGCAAAAGTCCAATATCTTTGGATTTGGGCCACAATCTGGCTCAAACCAACAGAGAAAGTCCAATCCTTATGGTTTTGGGGTTCAAAACAACTCTCAGTCAAAAGGGCCAGCTGATTTTGGTTCCAAACAGAGCCAGTTTAAG CCTTTTGAAAACAAATGGTCCCGTTTCTCCTCCCAAACTGCTAGTGCTGCCCCTTCATCACAGAAATCTGATAAGCAGCCTCAGGCAACAAATCATAG GTGCACAGATCCCGATTCTTGCAGAAGTATAATTATTGAAGATAATGAGCATGAGAGTCCACTTTGGAAGCTTACGTGCTATGGTCACTGGAAAAA TTTCCCTTGTGACATCGTTGGTGATATTAGTTACGAAGAGCTGAGGGCAGCAGCATATGATGATGCCAAGCATGGGTTGAACATGCAGTCGATA attgaaagagagagaaatttacTCAATACCAAGTTGATTGAGTTTGACAAACTTGGCAAGCCCCAGGGAGCTCTACTGAAACCTAATCATTCCAGCCAAAATCCTTTACCTTCAGCTAGTCAAAATGCATTCTTGCAGGCTGCTAACAATAGTGCTGCTCCGTCACTCTCAAGTTTTACCCAATTGGGCACATCCCTCAACACGGGGTTTGGACCAAG GCCGTCTGCACCATCAAATAATGGTTTTGCACAGCTGAATCCTTTTGCTAATTCCACCCAGACTTCGAGTGGATTTGGGACGAACAATTTTCTTTCTGGAAGTGCTG GTTCACATGGCAGCCAATTTCCTGCCACTGCACATGTAAATGTTTTTCCCTCGAGTACAGGATTCAGCAATACTGGTGTCATGAGACATGAAACCAACCCATTTTCTACTTTAGCAGTGTCATCACAAATTCCTAGTGCAACAACTGGTCTGCCACCCATTCTTTCAGATGGGCCTACCTCTGCTTCCAATGCAGTTAGACAATCAACTACAAAAGTTCAGTTCCT AACTAACATGCAAAGGGAGAAGATTTCTGGGGAGACGAGTATTTGGTTGAAAAAGACATGGAGTCCTGGAGAG ATTCCCGAAGATGAACCGCCAGATGCACTGGTTGAGTTGTAA